A genome region from Deinococcus sp. KNUC1210 includes the following:
- a CDS encoding heme A synthase, whose amino-acid sequence MCRAGGTEVVQCEVVQREWTDQGKRAGGVNSSALPKAKGDSAGQPGRVGRLLPALAWTALGYNVLVILWGAFVRISGSGAGCGEHWPLCNGVALPVSPTLHTIIEFSHRLTSGLSGLLAIGLVALALFRSPKGHPVRTGALLSLLLIIFEGLVGGVQVLLGLTATSTNPARGFVQGVHLANTFALLGALLLTAVWASGGPRLRLKGQGVLGWLAGTGLVLMLILGMAGAVTALGDLLFTPTGMTPLDTVRQDFSLSASIIQNLRVVHPVLALGVSAYLFWFAGLVGTRQSVSGSMLQPRRWKISLHAIIALQILAGVLNIILKAPGWMQMLHLFLACVMWLGVVMLCYSALVGRPAVQTTALPQGVHV is encoded by the coding sequence ATGTGCAGGGCGGGCGGCACGGAGGTGGTGCAGTGTGAAGTGGTGCAGCGTGAGTGGACAGATCAGGGCAAAAGGGCCGGGGGCGTGAACAGCAGCGCACTGCCCAAGGCAAAGGGCGACAGTGCCGGGCAACCGGGCCGGGTCGGGCGACTGCTGCCCGCGCTGGCCTGGACAGCCCTGGGGTACAACGTCCTGGTGATTTTATGGGGCGCGTTCGTGCGGATCAGCGGTTCGGGGGCCGGGTGCGGCGAACACTGGCCGCTGTGTAACGGGGTGGCGCTGCCGGTCTCTCCGACGCTGCACACCATCATCGAATTTTCCCACCGCCTGACCAGCGGGCTGTCGGGCCTGCTCGCCATCGGACTGGTCGCGCTGGCCTTGTTCCGCAGTCCGAAGGGGCATCCGGTTCGTACCGGCGCTCTGCTCTCGCTGCTGCTCATTATTTTTGAGGGGCTGGTGGGTGGAGTACAGGTTCTTCTGGGCCTGACCGCCACCAGTACCAATCCGGCACGCGGCTTTGTCCAGGGCGTGCATCTGGCGAACACCTTCGCGCTGCTGGGAGCGCTGCTGCTCACGGCGGTGTGGGCGTCGGGCGGGCCGAGACTGCGCCTGAAGGGGCAGGGAGTGCTGGGCTGGCTGGCTGGCACCGGGCTGGTGCTGATGCTCATTCTGGGCATGGCCGGAGCCGTCACCGCACTGGGCGACCTGCTGTTCACGCCCACCGGCATGACGCCGCTCGACACCGTGCGCCAGGACTTCTCGCTGAGTGCCAGCATCATTCAGAATCTGCGGGTAGTGCATCCGGTGCTCGCGCTGGGTGTCAGCGCCTATCTGTTCTGGTTCGCGGGTCTGGTGGGCACACGCCAGAGCGTGTCGGGCAGCATGCTCCAGCCGCGCCGCTGGAAAATCTCGCTGCACGCCATCATCGCGTTGCAGATTCTGGCAGGCGTCCTGAACATCATTCTGAAAGCGCCCGGCTGGATGCAGATGCTGCATCTGTTCCTGGCCTGCGTGATGTGGCTGGGCGTGGTCATGCTGTGCTACTCGGCGCTGGTGGGCCGCCCTGCTGTCCAGACCACCGCGCTGCCACAGGGGGTACATGTATGA
- a CDS encoding heme o synthase — translation MTAVPTPALPRVRATWRDYLALTKPKVISLLLFTTLTAMIMAQRGWPGLTLMLVVALAGYASAGSAGVFNMVIDRDIDLKMKRTAARPTSSGLISTHSAALFGATLQILSFVALWFWATPLSAWMSLAGFVTYVGVYTLWLKRRTWHNIVLGGAAGCFPPLVGWAAVTGDLNLFAWFLFAIIFFWTPAHFWALALMIKDEYREVGIPMLPVVHGDRLTVAQVWLYSIYTVVLTILPFTFREVSWLYLGVAVLAGGWLLRLAWRLYKPVMAGQPATRKMAVPLYLYSMLYLAILFLAGAIDRSFL, via the coding sequence ATGACCGCTGTTCCAACTCCTGCTCTTCCACGTGTGCGGGCCACCTGGCGAGATTACCTGGCCCTGACCAAACCCAAGGTCATCAGCCTGCTGCTGTTCACCACCCTCACGGCCATGATCATGGCGCAGCGCGGCTGGCCCGGCCTGACCCTGATGCTGGTGGTGGCGCTGGCGGGGTACGCCTCGGCGGGGTCGGCAGGCGTGTTCAACATGGTGATCGACCGAGACATCGACCTGAAGATGAAACGCACTGCCGCGAGACCCACCAGCAGCGGCCTGATCAGCACCCACAGCGCCGCGCTGTTCGGAGCGACCCTGCAGATTCTGTCGTTCGTGGCGCTGTGGTTCTGGGCCACGCCGCTGAGCGCCTGGATGAGTCTGGCAGGCTTCGTGACGTATGTGGGCGTGTATACCCTGTGGCTGAAGCGGCGCACCTGGCACAACATCGTGCTGGGCGGAGCCGCCGGCTGCTTTCCGCCGCTGGTCGGCTGGGCCGCCGTGACCGGAGACCTGAACCTGTTCGCGTGGTTCCTGTTCGCCATCATCTTCTTCTGGACACCGGCCCACTTCTGGGCGCTCGCCCTGATGATCAAGGACGAATACCGCGAGGTCGGCATTCCGATGCTGCCGGTGGTTCACGGCGACCGACTGACAGTGGCGCAGGTGTGGCTGTACAGCATCTATACCGTGGTGCTGACTATTCTGCCGTTTACCTTCCGCGAGGTGAGCTGGCTGTACCTGGGCGTGGCGGTGCTGGCGGGCGGCTGGCTGCTGCGGCTGGCGTGGCGGCTGTACAAACCCGTCATGGCCGGGCAGCCTGCCACGCGCAAGATGGCCGTGCCGCTGTACCTCTACAGCATGCTGTACCTGGCGATTCTGTTTCTGGCGGGCGCGATTGACCGCAGCTTTCTGTAA
- the coxB gene encoding cytochrome c oxidase subunit II → MKLNTPPRRAKRSFASAAPLLLLASASVASAAQTLSIGDMHSSYNRNIWWMSVAVIVMAILIFIGVSYALFYTVNKFREDKHTAEPDQFHGNNRLEQLLIGVPVIIVTIITILAARTMAIVNPTPPDALHVNVTGAQFWWAFEYPDTPVTGGTVNVTNGNELVIPAGRQVAVTVTAKDVIHAFWAPNLGGQRDAIPGSKKTFQIDTDQPGVYQGNCTVLCGASHANMRFKVVALPKAQYDAFIAGAQAYKAPTPANSSEQNGYNIFMQGKASAAAAPCASCHRIQGTPAAGAVGPDLSYFGSRNTLGAGIWEGKAREAHIQPWIKNCPSVKPGCLMPAYEKLSDTDLADLEAYLLSLKLPDSAAYWGKVPVR, encoded by the coding sequence GTGAAGTTGAACACCCCACCACGCCGCGCAAAACGTTCGTTCGCCTCAGCCGCCCCCCTGCTGCTGCTGGCCTCAGCTTCTGTCGCCTCTGCCGCCCAGACGCTCTCGATAGGCGATATGCACTCGTCCTATAACCGCAACATCTGGTGGATGAGTGTGGCCGTCATCGTCATGGCGATCCTGATCTTCATCGGAGTCAGCTACGCCCTCTTCTACACCGTCAACAAGTTCCGCGAGGACAAGCACACCGCCGAACCCGATCAGTTCCACGGCAACAATCGCCTGGAACAGCTGCTGATCGGTGTTCCGGTGATTATTGTCACCATCATCACGATTCTGGCGGCCCGTACCATGGCCATCGTCAACCCGACGCCTCCCGACGCGCTGCACGTGAACGTAACTGGAGCGCAGTTCTGGTGGGCCTTCGAGTACCCCGATACCCCGGTCACGGGCGGCACGGTCAACGTCACCAACGGCAATGAGCTGGTCATTCCCGCCGGGCGTCAGGTCGCGGTCACGGTCACGGCCAAAGACGTGATTCACGCGTTCTGGGCACCCAACCTGGGCGGTCAGCGCGACGCCATTCCCGGCAGCAAGAAGACCTTCCAGATCGACACCGATCAGCCGGGCGTGTATCAGGGCAACTGCACGGTGCTGTGCGGCGCTTCGCACGCCAACATGCGCTTCAAGGTGGTAGCGCTGCCTAAGGCGCAGTACGACGCCTTCATCGCCGGAGCACAGGCGTACAAGGCCCCCACGCCCGCCAACTCCAGCGAACAGAACGGCTACAACATCTTCATGCAGGGCAAGGCCAGCGCTGCCGCCGCTCCCTGCGCCAGTTGTCACCGCATTCAGGGCACCCCGGCCGCAGGCGCAGTCGGCCCCGACCTCAGTTACTTCGGCAGCCGCAACACCCTGGGCGCAGGGATCTGGGAAGGAAAGGCGCGTGAAGCCCACATCCAGCCCTGGATCAAGAACTGCCCCAGCGTCAAGCCCGGCTGCCTGATGCCTGCTTACGAGAAGCTGAGCGATACCGATCTGGCCGACCTCGAAGCCTATCTGCTGTCGCTGAAGCTGCCCGACAGCGCCGCCTACTGGGGCAAGGTGCCCGTCCGTTAA